A stretch of DNA from Synechococcus sp. JA-3-3Ab:
GCCAACCCTCTGCGCCGCAGCAGCGGTGGGCGAAAAGAAGTCGATATCGAAGAGGCGCGCGCCCTGGTGCTGGTGATTGCTCATCTGGCTGCTCAGCAGCAGGCCCGTATCCGCAGCACCTTGGAGCAACTGGAAGCTGCTGTTGAACAGGAGCTCAGCCCTTTCCGTCAGCCACTGGTGGGCGACTATCTAGATGAGTTTATCTCCCACTACCGCAGCCGCATGGTGGATGGGGATGTGCGTGACGAGAACAGCCTCGCCGAGCTGGCTCTGCGCATCTTGATCGAGCTGATGTTTTACAGCAGCCCAAGAGGGGCCCAGCGTCTATGGAAAGCCCTGCTCAACCGCCCTGAGATGGATCTGCCCGCCGGCAGCGACGAAGAAGGGGAGGTAGCCCATAGCTCCGGATCGGATGCTTTGCCCTCTTCCTGAAATAGGCTCCTTGCTTGTGTTGTTTGCCCGCCAGTTGCCATGCCCAGTCTCACCCTTATCAGTCATACCTATCAACAGCCCACCTCGACCCTCACGGTGCGGGGAGAGGCACCTGGCCTGCCCGAAGCTGCCGAGGGTTCCTCAACGCCGCCCCTGCGAGCCATCCAGCAGAACTTCGAGTGTCAGTTGGAAATTCGCCAGGGGGAGACCACCAAAACTCTGCAGGGGGACAGTGTTTGGCTCAGCGATTTGATCGCGGTGATCGACCGCTACGTCGGATCCCAGCTCAGCGGCGCGCCCAAGGGAACCTTCAGCGGTACTGTGGCCATCCGTCCGCTGGATTTTATTTTTCATCGCCTCACGGTGCGCCAAGGGGAGAATCAGATTGCCCAAGTGGATCTGTCGATGACCCAGTTGTACGACCTGTTGGAGAACCTCTCTCAGGTGGCCGATGACATTCCCCAACTGGCCAGCCTGGGAACGCCGGTAACGCGGGCTTGGTATCGACAGCCTGCCGGGATCGCTGCCCTGCTGGTGGGAGGGATCGCCCTGGTGGCCGGGGTCGGGATCTGGGCCAGCCGCACCCCGGAGAAGAGGGCTCCCACTGCTTTCAACTCGGCCCAGGAGCAGCTCACCGCGCCGGAAGCCTCTGGAGATCCTCTGCTGCGGCTGCAAAACACCCTGGCCCAGCAATGGCAGTCTCCTCCCGATTTGCAGGAGAGCTTGATCTATCGAGTAACGGTGGATGCGGCGGGATCCCTGCTGGCTGCCGAGCCGGAGAATGAGCTGGCCCGGGAACGCCGCGCCGAAACTCCTCTTGCCGACCTGCCGGAGTTGCCGCCGGATCCCTTGCCGACGGGTGCCAAACAGTTCCGCATCAGCCTAGGGCCAGAGAGCCGGGTAGAAGTGACCCAGATAGAGCCCCTCTGAAATCCGGGCTGAGGAGAACGTCACTCCAGACAGATGACCGGCCCCTCTGTGCCACACTGCTCGCCGTGCAGCCACTCTTCCTGGGGATCCGATTGAGCCAAAGACATAGCCGCCAGCAGAGCCAAAGCAGCGACTACCCCCGCGAGCCAGATGCTGCGCATGGTTTTCTCCCCATCTGCGATGAGTTCAATCTCTCGCTTTTCCGCCCGTGTCTTGGTGACCGGATGAGAGGTTCGAAGGCGATCCAAATCACAGTCAACGGCTGGCCGCTCGCCCTCTCCCCTTGCCGTCGCGGTAGAGTTTGGCAGTGATCTTAATCTGCAGGGATCCCCACTTCGCCCTCTTTCAGCGCAGATCCCGGCCAAAAGGCAACAAAGACAGGATGACCAGCTTCAGGTGCTGTTTGGCAAAGGGGATCCCAACGACGGTGACGGCCAGGATCACAGCCCAGAAGAGGTGGTTGAGCACCAGGGGCCAGCCGAAGAGCAACAGCCAGATCACGTTGAAGATCAGCAGCAGCGGGCTGTTGGCAACTCCACCACTTCTTTGCCGAAGGGGGCAAGCACTGCAAACCCCAGTTTGATGCTCTGCCAGCCAAAAGGAATGCCGATGATGGTCAGGCAAAGGCTTAGCCCCCCCAAGATATAGCCCAGACTGGTCAGCAACCCCCCGAAGATCAGCTAAATGATGTTGCCAATTAAGCTCATGATTCAGAACCTCTAGCGCTGAGCCCGGACTGCAGGGCAGGTTTCCGCTCCCCGCCCCCTGGACAAGCAGACGGGGCGGACCCCTTTTTATTGTTCCCATCGCCAAAGCACGTTCCCTTGAGCCTCGCCGAACTGCAATACTTCGTCAAGGTTTGCAACGCTTTTGGGGAGCTGTGGTAGG
This window harbors:
- a CDS encoding DUF3038 domain-containing protein; this translates as MTVEPKQTQLDPRPAGLTTATGTIKAQLDLLLLGLESLSGEISEAVLAAAKALNLEKQIGDRVALWRLRNANPLRRSSGGRKEVDIEEARALVLVIAHLAAQQQARIRSTLEQLEAAVEQELSPFRQPLVGDYLDEFISHYRSRMVDGDVRDENSLAELALRILIELMFYSSPRGAQRLWKALLNRPEMDLPAGSDEEGEVAHSSGSDALPSS
- a CDS encoding DUF4335 domain-containing protein, with the protein product MPSLTLISHTYQQPTSTLTVRGEAPGLPEAAEGSSTPPLRAIQQNFECQLEIRQGETTKTLQGDSVWLSDLIAVIDRYVGSQLSGAPKGTFSGTVAIRPLDFIFHRLTVRQGENQIAQVDLSMTQLYDLLENLSQVADDIPQLASLGTPVTRAWYRQPAGIAALLVGGIALVAGVGIWASRTPEKRAPTAFNSAQEQLTAPEASGDPLLRLQNTLAQQWQSPPDLQESLIYRVTVDAAGSLLAAEPENELARERRAETPLADLPELPPDPLPTGAKQFRISLGPESRVEVTQIEPL
- a CDS encoding YccF domain-containing protein → MIWLLLFGWPLVLNHLFWAVILAVTVVGIPFAKQHLKLVILSLLPFGRDLR
- a CDS encoding YccF domain-containing protein, producing the protein MLTSLGYILGGLSLCLTIIGIPFGWQSIKLGFAVLAPFGKEVVELPTARCC